From Erigeron canadensis isolate Cc75 chromosome 8, C_canadensis_v1, whole genome shotgun sequence, one genomic window encodes:
- the LOC122610878 gene encoding uncharacterized protein LOC122610878 gives MGHFKLVLLCFILAGILISRPSSGRPVITTVRTVQHIESENMDPASLVPAESPEGSEHGGEQAVHTTEKHHHSSDIAGGGVIIGGLVTVTFAAIFCYIRVTRKRDGEKH, from the coding sequence ATGGGTCACTTCAAACTAGTCTTACTTTGCTTTATTCTTGCCGGAATCTTGATTTCACGACCAAGCTCCGGCAGACCCGTTATCACAACAGTCAGAACAGTTCAGCATATCGAGTCAGAAAATATGGATCCAGCTTCTTTAGTGCCTGCTGAGTCACCGGAGGGATCAGAACACGGCGGTGAGCAGGCAGTCCATACTACTGAAAAGCATCATCATTCTTCCGACATCGCCGGCGGTGGAGTCATCATCGGAGGTCTTGTCACTGTCACCTTTGCTGCAATCTTTTGTTACATAAGAGTTACTCGTAAAAGGGACGGTGAAAAACATTGA
- the LOC122611146 gene encoding pentatricopeptide repeat-containing protein At3g12770, producing the protein MTRNLDFPKTLTTFPGIFQAKKIQTLALQQYKANNFTNNLQTLALNPESFYTTLLDQSTSKKHLNQIHSQITVNGFQSNGFIITKFINVTSNLGDICYARKVFDEFPQPYVFLWNAIIRGYSKQNMFHEAVGLYARMQKAGVGPDCFTLPHVLRACGGAADLEVGRALHGQVFRRGFEKDGFVQNGVVAVYAKCGRIDEARVVFEGLGDRTVVSWTSIISGYAQNGRPVEALKMFKKMRDCGFKPDWIALVSVISAYADIEDLGQGRSVHSCVIKMGLECEPDLRIALTTLYAKCGHVMIANSLFDEMEISNVIMWNTMISGFVNNGFCNDGISLFKRMLSKNLRPDSVTVCSTILACAQLGSLEEARKMGEYIDKSEYKSDVFVSTALIDMYAKCGSVDLARKVFDETKTKDIVVWSAMIVGYGVHGRAHEAINLFNSMKQAGVGPNDVTFIGLLTACNHAGLVEEGWKIFNSMKDYNIEPRHQHYACVVDILGRAGCLERAYDFIINMPIKPGVSIWGALLSASRIHRHVAIGEYSAEQLFSLDPYNTGHYVQLSNLYASVYMWSGVARVRLLMKERGLAKDIGCSMIEISGKLHVFRMGDISHPESSEILKEHKRLDTRLKEAGFVADTESALHDLSYEDKEESLCNHSERLAIAYGLISTRFGSTLRITKNLRACVNCHAAIKLISKLESREIVVRDANRFHHFKDGECSCGDYW; encoded by the coding sequence ATGACTCGAAATCTTGATTTTCCGAAAACATTAACGACATTTCCCGGAATATTTCAAGctaaaaagattcaaactttagcCCTCCAACAATACAAAGCTAACAACTTTACTAACAATCTTCAAACTTTAGCCCTCAATCCAGAATCTTTTTACACAACCCTTCTTGATCAATCAACTTCCAAGAAACATCTTAATCAAATTCACTCCCAAATAACTGTCAATGGCTTTCAATCTAATGGATTTATCATTACGAAATTTATCAATGTTACTTCTAACTTGGGTGACATTTGTTATGCACGCAAGGTGTTCGATGAATTTCCTCAACCATATGTATTTTTATGGAACGCTATAATCCGTGGCTACTCGAAACAAAACATGTTTCATGAAGCTGTTGGGTTGTATGCACGAATGCAGAAGGCGGGTGTCGGTCCAGATTGTTTCACATTGCCTCATGTGCTTAGGGCGTGTGGTGGAGCTGCTGACCTTGAAGTTGGACGGGCGTTACATGGGCAGGTTTTTAGACGTGGGTTTGAGAAGGATGGGTTTGTGCAGAATGGGGTTGTGGCGGTTTATGCAAAGTGTGGCAGGATTGATGAGGCGAGGGTTGTGTTTGAGGGGTTGGGTGATAGGACGGTTGTGTCCTGGACTAGTATTATTTCGGGTTATGCTCAGAATGGACGGCCTGTTGAAGCgttgaaaatgtttaaaaagatgAGGGATTGTGGGTTCAAACCCGATTGGATTGCTCTGGTTAGTGTTATAAGCGCGTATGCTGATATAGAGGATCTGGGACAAGGGAGATCTGTTCACTCTTGTGTGATCAAGATGGGACTTGAGTGTGAGCCTGATCTGCGGATTGCTCTGACAACATTGTATGCAAAATGTGGGCATGTGATGATTGCGAATTCGTTATTTGATGAAATGGAAATATCTAATGTGATTATGTGGAACACCATGATTTCTGGTTTTGTGAATAACGGATTCTGTAATGACGGGATATCACTTTTCAAAAGAATGTTGTCGAAAAACCTAAGACCAGATTCTGTCACGGTCTGCTCTACAATATTGGCTTGTGCCCAACTGGGATCACTTGAAGAAGCAAGAAAGATGGGTGAATACATTGATAAAAGTGAGTATAAATCTGATGTTTTTGTCAGCACAGCACTTATTGACATGTATGCAAAATGTGGAAGCGTAGACTTGGCTCGTAAAGTTTTCgatgaaacaaaaacaaaagacatTGTTGTTTGGAGTGCCATGATTGTAGGCTACGGCGTACATGGTAGGGCACACGAAGCCATCAATCTTTTCAATTCAATGAAACAAGCCGGGGTGGGCCCAAATGATGTCACTTTCATCGGGCTTCTTACAGCGTGTAATCATGCTGGACTTGTGGAGGAAGGTTGGAAAATATTTAACAGTATGAAAGATTATAATATTGAGCCACGGCATCAACATTATGCTTGTGTTGTTGATATTCTCGGTCGCGCAGGGTGTTTAGAACGGGCTTATGATTTCATAATTAATATGCCGATCAAACCTGGTGTTTCAATTTGGGGAGCACTTTTAAGTGCGAGTAGGATTCATCGTCATGTGGCAATAGGAGAATATTCTGCAGAACAGCTTTTCTCATTAGATCCTTACAATACTGGACATTATGTACAGCTGTCAAATCTTTACGCTTCAGTTTATATGTGGAGTGGTGTAGCACGGGTTCGACTTTTAATGAAGGAGAGAGGATTGGCTAAGGATATCGGTTGTAGTATGATAGAGATTAGTGGAAAGCTTCATGTCTTTCGTATGGGAGATATATCACATCCGGAATCCAGTGAAATATTGAAGGAGCATAAGAGGTTGGACACGAGGTTGAAAGAGGCTGGATTTGTTGCTGATACAGAGTCTGCTTTACATGACTTGAGTTATGAAGATAAGGAAGAGAGTCTTTGCAATCACAGTGAAAGGCTGGCAATTGCTTATGGGCTCATTAGTACTCGTTTTGGAAGTACACTTAGGATAACTAAGAATTTACGTGCATGTGTAAACTGTCATGCTGCGATAAAACTGATATCAAAATTAGAAAGCAGGGAAATAGTTGTTAGGGATGCCAAtcgatttcatcatttcaaGGATGGAGAGTGTTCTTGTGGAGATTACTGGTGA
- the LOC122611148 gene encoding senescence-specific cysteine protease SAG39-like, translated as MSSPNRRSMAFLVLLFLAATLVSNTASRLLPETSSHESHEQWMARYGRIYKDADEKEQRSKIFQENVKYIESFNNAMNKSYKLAVNEFADLTNEEFRTTRNRFMAHECSPSTSTFRYENVTAVPSSMDWRKKGAVTPIKDQGQCGCCWAFSAVAAMEGITQLTTGKLVSLSEQELVDCDTSGVDQGCEGGLMDNAFDFIINNKGLTTESNYPYKGVDGSCNSNAASNHAATITGHEDVPANSESALLKAVANQPVSVAIDASGSDFQFYSTGVFTGECGTELDHGVTAVGYGTSDDGTKYWLVKNSWGTSWGQEGYIMMQRDVDAKEGICGIAMQASYPTA; from the exons ATGTCGTCCCCAAACCGACGATCCATGGCCTTTCTAGTTTTACTCTTCCTCGCAGCCACTTTGGTATCTAACACGGCATCCCGGTTGCTCCCTGAAACTTCAAGCCACGAGAGCCATGAGCAATGGATGGCTCGTTATGGTCGCATATACAAGGACGCTGATGAGAAAGAACAACGTTCAAAGATTTTTCAAGAGAACGTTAAGTACATAGAGTCATTCAATAATGCCATGAACAAAAGTTACAAACTAGCGGTCAATGAGTTTGCAGACCTTACAAATGAAGAATTCAGGACCACAAGGAACCGATTCATGGCCCATGAATGCTCCCCATCTACCTCTACTTTCAGGTATGAAAATGTGACAGCAGTTCCATCATCAATGGATTGGAGAAAGAAAGGTGCAGTAACACCTATTAAAGACCAAGGCCAATGTG GATGTTGCTGGGCATTTTCAGCCGTGGCAGCTATGGAGGGAATAACCCAACTCACAACAGGTAAATTAGTGTCTCTATCTGAACAAGAGCTCGTGGACTGTGATACTAGTGGTGTAGATCAGGGATGTGAAGGTGGTCTTATGGACAATGCCTTTGATTTCATCATAAACAATAAAGGACTCACTACAGAGAGCAACTACCCGTACAAAGGAGTTGACGGAAGCTGCAACAGCAATGCGGCATCTAACCACGCTGCAACCATAACTGGCCATGAAGATGTTCCGGCTAATAGCGAAAGTGCACTGTTGAAGGCTGTAGCTAATCAGCCTGTGTCTGTTGCCATTGATGCTAGTGGGTCCGACTTCCAGTTTTACTCTACCGGTGTGTTTACAGGCGAGTGTGGCACGGAACTTGACCACGGTGTTACTGCAGTTGGTTATGGAACGAGTGATGACGGGACTAAGTATTGGCTGGTGAAGAACTCTTGGGGAACAAGTTGGGGTCAAGAGGGTTACATAATGATGCAAAGGGATGTTGATGCCAAAGAAGGGATTTGTGGCATTGCCATGCAGGCTTCTTATCCCACTGCATAA
- the LOC122611149 gene encoding senescence-specific cysteine protease SAG39-like, which yields MSSTNRPSIAFLVLLFLSATLISNTASRLLPETSNHESHEQWMARYGRVYKDADEKELRSKIFQENVKYIESFNNAMNKSYKLAVNEFADLTNEEFRTTRNRFMAHECSPSTSAFRYENVTAVPSSMDWRKKGAVTPVKDQGQCGCCWAFSAVAAMEGITQLTTGKLVSLSEQELVDCDTSGVDQGCEGGLMDNAFDFIINNKGLTTESKYPYKGVDGTCNSNAASNHAATITGHEDVPANSESALLKAVASQPVSVAIDASGSDFQFYSSGVFTGECGTELDHGVTAVGYGTSDDGIKYWLVKNSWGTSWGQEGYIMMQRDVDAKEGICGIAMQASYPTA from the exons ATGTCGTCCACAAACCGTCCATCCATTGCCTTTTTAGTTTTACTCTTCCTCTCAGCTACTTTGATATCTAATACAGCATCCCGGTTGCTACCTGAAACATCAAACCACGAGAGCCATGAGCAATGGATGGCTCGTTATGGACGTGTATACAAGGATGCTGATGAGAAAGAACTACGTTCAAAGATTTTTCAAGAGAATGTTAAGTACATAGAGTCATTTAATAATGCAATGAACAAAAGTTACAAACTAGCGGTCAATGAGTTTGCAGACCTTACAAATGAAGAATTCAGGACCACAAGGAACCGATTCATGGCCCATGAATGCTCCCCATCTACCTCTGCTTTCAGGTATGAAAATGTGACAGCAGTTCCATCATCAATGGATTGGAGAAAGAAAGGTGCAGTAACACCTGTTAAAGACCAAGGCCAATGTG GATGTTGCTGGGCATTTTCAGCCGTGGCAGCTATGGAGGGAATAACCCAACTAACAACAGGTAAATTAGTGTCTCTATCTGAACAAGAGCTCGTGGACTGTGATACTAGTGGTGTAGACCAGGGATGTGAAGGTGGTCTTATGGACAACGCCTTTGATTTCATCATAAACAATAAAGGACTCACTACAGAGAGCAAATATCCTTACAAAGGAGTTGATGGAACCTGCAACAGCAATGCGGCATCTAACCACGCTGCAACCATAACGGGCCATGAAGATGTTCCAGCTAATAGCGAAAGTGCACTGTTGAAGGCTGTAGCTAGTCAGCCAGTGTCTGTTGCCATTGATGCTAGTGGGTCCGACTTCCAGTTCTACTCTAGCGGGGTGTTTACAGGAGAGTGTGGCACGGAACTTGACCACGGTGTTACTGCAGTTGGTTATGGAACGAGTGATGACGGGATTAAGTATTGGCTGGTAAAGAACTCCTGGGGAACAAGCTGGGGTCAAGAAGGTTACATAATGATGCAAAGAGATGTTGATGCTAAGGAAGGTATTTGTGGCATTGCCATGCAGGCTTCCTACCCCACTGCATAA